A single Scleropages formosus chromosome 4, fSclFor1.1, whole genome shotgun sequence DNA region contains:
- the edrf1 gene encoding erythroid differentiation-related factor 1 isoform X3, which yields MNGEWNGAQSPASPGGGHDESADCMENSVQDTVVCLGNEIKSRAVVKYSAAPPPTTYALLREKTDLKLPPANWLRESTQLGPAGTTVLGSSSKNKPFSSFGMAYDFIDSIGNDVDVVSDSENIKKLLKIPYSKSHVSMAVHRVGRTLLLDDLDIQELFMRSSQTGDWTWLKEFYQRLVDQKWQRKKKSKEHWYQKAILSKFLYYSISGDGAAEPVPGDSASSSKGDEGCGGGELGPSWPATFTIASSDPEDSASPEEERVSMDNQYALGHVASVTKEQNLPTLFNEGENSQGLRNDFARNILWTFEDIHMLVGSNMPIFGGGRYPAVSLRLRDNNKPINILTGIDYWLDNLMCNVPELVMCFHVNGIVQKYEMIKTEDIPNLDNSKFSTRVVKDIAQNILSFLKSNCTKEGHTYWLFKASSSDVVKLYDLTTLCEETAEEKCQNPFTLPVAVLLYKVASNMMKKSQNRKHYGTIRTLLLNCVKLLDQERHPQIIASAHCMLAELFQLDEPLEDGNGESLRSGGSEDSYSEEEEEEELPEDSDENGSCSGCSNPADASRAVAVIKSVGELSVPEKYTHHIRPNYTFPVSHDKEERCRHVLGNVLRGLKAVDSTIKKESDLPAADPNTPIPLKYEDGDDSSGHNVVEKEISLLLDRVGPGQENYKHPTRSGMIPGSWQHRIKLQLFLKASKAYYVLADAAANLLKYGRALRYVKLALQCHDAYCAVSSSLHPEVLFFHSQCLSLCGDIQLMLAQNASNRAAYLEEYSYQTKEDQEILHSLHRECSCQAFNMATDLAMDPEYQLFVSCKCYEAAYELLTSGELRKLHSEQLGQVLKRLGNIRNEMGVFYMNQAAAMQTEKEEKKGVSAAEQEMWKKSFSCFEKGLKDFEAISDAANTALLLCNTGRLMRICAQAHCAVSEDLNRGEFSPEEALYYNKAIDYYLRAMKSLGKRESHKAVWDSVNWELSTTYFTLATLLQDYAPLSRKAQEQIEREVTDAMMKSLKYCDLQTESARQPLYQYRAATIHHRLASMYHSCFRNQVGDEHLRKQHRTLADLHYSKAVQLFLSLRDAPCELLRTQLERVAFAEFQMAGQNSTSAKLKTLLGALDIMIETHHAFQLIHKELLEEQQASAASDVAVPESPDGSASSGLNTEEVLKLIGVFEPSFSFILLHLMKLMSTSKRKPVSAKEEEAMKMYKQVYSRLLRAEKTAPLIQRVALYLQLLQQLTPNSGDSTNGAPR from the exons ATGAACGGCGAGTGGAACGGAGCGCAGAGCCCCGCGTCCCCGGGCGGCGGACACGATGAGTCCGCAGACTGCATGGAGAACAGTGTGCAG GATACTGTAGTATGTTTGGGCAATGAGATCAAGAGTCGGGCGGTGGTGAAATACTCGGCTGCCCCACCGCCCACAACCTATGCTCTTCTCCGGGAGAAGACAGACCTGAAGCTGCCCCCGGCAAATTGGTTGCGGGAGAGTACCCAGCTGGGCCCAGCTGGCACCACCGTCCTCGGCTCCAGCAGCAAGAACAAGCCTTTCTCCAG TTTTGGAATGGCATATGACTTCATCGACTCCATTGGGAATGATGTTGATGTTGTGTCAGACTCAGAG aacatcaagAAGCTACTTAAGATCCCGTACAGTAAGTCTCATGTCAGCATGGCTGTACACCGTGTGGGGAGAACCTTGTTGCTTGATGACCTGGACATCCAGGAGCTATTCATGAGATCCTCCCAG ACTGGAGATTGGACCTGGTTAAAGGAATTTTATCAGAGGCTTGTTGATCAGAAgtggcaaagaaaaaagaagagtaaGGAGCACTGGTACCAGAAAGCCATTCTGTCAAAGTTTCTTTATTATAG CATTAGTGGCGATGGCGctgcagagcctgtcccagGAGACTCGGCCAGCTCCAGCAAAGGGGACGAGGGGTGCGGAGGTGGGGAACTTGGCCCCTCGTGGCCAGCCACTTTCACCATTGCAAGCTCGGACCCTGAAGACTCTGCCAGTCCTGAAGAG GAGAGAGTCTCCATGGACAACCAGTATGCCCTGGGTCATGTGGCATCTGTCACCAAAGAACAGAACCTTCCCACTCTATTTAATGAGGGGGAAAATAGTCAG GGTCTGAGGAATGATTTTGCGCGAAATATTCTCTGGACATTTGAGGACATTCACATGCTGGTGGGTTCAAACATGCCTATTTTTGGTGGAGGGCGATATCCAGCCGTCAGTCTACGACTCAG GGATAACAATAAGCCCATTAATATTTTGACGGGCATTGACTACTGGCTGGACAATCTAATGTGCAATGTCCCTGAACTTGTCATGTGCTTTCACGTCAACGGCATTGTACAG AAAtatgaaatgataaaaacagaaGACATCCCAAATCTGGATAACTCCAAGTTTTCTACCAGGGTAGTGAAAGACATTGCTCAGAACATTCTGTCATTTCTCAAGTCCAACTGTACTAAAGAAGGACATACTTACTGGCTGTTCAAAG CCAGCAGCAGTGACGTAGTGAAGCTGTATGATCTCACCACGCTTTGTGAGGAGACCGCTGAGGAAAAGTGCCAGAACCCTTTCACTCTGCCTGTTGCTGTTCTTCTGTACAA AGTTGCTAGCAACATGATGAAGAAGAGCCAAAACAGGAAGCATTATGGCACCATTAGAACTTTACTTCTGAACTGTGTCAAACTTCTGGACCAGGAGAGACATCCTCAG ATCATCGCCTCAGCTCACTGCATGTTGGCAGAGCTCTTTCAGCTTGATGAGCCACTGGAGGATGGCAATGGGGAATCACTCCGCAGCGGTGGCTCAGAGGACAGTTAcagtgaagaggaggaggaggaggagctgccaGAGGACAGCGATGAGAATGGCTCCTGCAGTGGCTGTTCGAACCCAGCCGATGCCAGCAGGGCAGTGGCTGTCATCAAATCTGTGGGAGAGCTCTCTGTACCCGAGAAGTACACCCACCATATCAGA CCAAACTATACATTTCCTGTATCCCATGACAAGGAGGAGCGGTGCCGCCATGTTCTTGGCAATGTCTTAAGG GGTCTGAAAGCTGTTGACAGCACCATTAAGAAAGAGAGCGACCTGCCAGCAGCTGACCCCAACACTCCCATCCCTCTGAAGTATGAGGATGGCGATGACAGTAGTGGACACAATGTTGTTGAAAAAGAGATCTCCCTGCTCCTTGATAGAG TAGGTCCTGGTCAGGAAAACTACAAACACCCAACACGCTCTGGGATGATCCCTGGATCCTGGCAGCACCGCATAAAGCTCCAGCTCTTCCTGAAGGCCTCAAAGGCCTACTATGTACTTGCAGATGCAGCAGCTAACCTACTGAAGTATGGCCGGGCACTGCGCTATGTCAAGCTGGCACTGCAGTGTCATG ATGCGTATTGTGCTGTGAGCAGCAGTCTGCACCCAGAGGTGCTGTTTTTTCACAGCCAGTGCCTGTCACTGTGCGGAGACATCCAGCTGATGCTGGCCCAAAACGCCAGCAACCGAGCTGCCTACCTGGAGGAGTACAGCTATCAGACAAAGGAGGACCAGGAGATCCTGCATAGCCTGCATCGCGAGTGCAGCTGCCAGG CTTTTAATATGGCTACAGATTTGGCCATGGACCCAGAGTACCAACTGTTCGTGAGCTGCAAGTGCTACGAGGCTGCCTATGAGCTGCTGACTTCAGGGGAGCTGAGGAAGCTTCACTCAGAACAGCTGGGCCAGGTGCTGAAGAGACTGGGAAACATTCGCAATGAGATGGGTGTCTTCTACATGAACCAGGCTGCAGCCATGCAGACTGAGAAGGAAG AGAAGAAGGGTGTGTCAGCAGCTGAACAGGAGATGTGGAAGAAGAGCTTCTCCTGCTTCGAGAAGGGCTTGAAGGACTTTGAGGCCATCAGTGATGCTGCCAacacagcactgctgctttGCAACACAGGCCGACTAATGCGCATTTGTGCGCAGGCTCACTGTGCTGTCTCCGAAGACCTCAACCGTGGTGAATTCTCCCCAGAAGAAGCACTCTACTACAACAAG GCGATTGATTATTATTTGAGGGCCATGAAATCCCTAGGCAAGAGGGAAAGCCATAAAGCTGTGTGGGACTCAGTCAACTGGGAGTTGTCTACCACCTATTTCACTTTGGCCACACTTCTCCAGGACTATGCCCCTTTGTCCAGGAAGGCTCAGGAACAG ATTGAGAGGGAGGTGACTGATGCCATGATGAAGTCCCTCAAATACTGTGACCTGCAGACGGAGTCAGCCCGTCAGCCACTGTACCAGTACAGAGCTGCCACCATTCACCACCGGCTTGCCTCCATGTACCACAGCTGCTTCCGCAACCAG GTCGGGGATGAGCATCTGCGAAAGCAGCACCGCACCCTGGCGGATCTGCACTACAGCAAGGCAGTTCAGCTGTTTCTGAGCTTGCGGGATGCGCCCTGTGAGCTGCTCCGCACGCAGCTGGAGCGGGTGGCCTTTGCTGAGTTCCAGATGGCAG GACAGAATAGCACCtctgcaaaactgaaaacccTCTTAGGAGCTCTGGACATCATGATAGAAACACATCATGCCTTCCAGCTCATCCACAAAGAACTACTTGAAGAGCAACAG GCCAGTGCTGCCAGTGATGTGGCGGTGCCTGAATCTCCTGATGGCTCTGCTTCCTCTGGCTTAAACACAGAGGAAGTACTGAAGCTGATTGGTGTCTTTGAGCCAAGCTtctccttcatcctcctccaccTCATGAAACTCATGTCAACAAGCAAACGGAAGCCCGT CAGTGCCAAAGAGGAGGAGGCAATGAAGATGTATAAGCAGGTGTACTCTCGCCTTCTACGTGCCGAAAAGACAGCACCTCTCATCCAGCGTGTGGCGCTATACCTTCAACTTCTTCAACAACTGACCCCAAACTCAGGAGATAGCACCAACGGAGCGCCAAGATGA
- the edrf1 gene encoding erythroid differentiation-related factor 1 isoform X2 — MNGEWNGAQSPASPGGGHDESADCMENSVQDTVVCLGNEIKSRAVVKYSAAPPPTTYALLREKTDLKLPPANWLRESTQLGPAGTTVLGSSSKNKPFSRFCPVNSLCSFGMAYDFIDSIGNDVDVVSDSENIKKLLKIPYSKSHVSMAVHRVGRTLLLDDLDIQELFMRSSQTGDWTWLKEFYQRLVDQKWQRKKKSKEHWYQKAILSKFLYYSISGDGAAEPVPGDSASSSKGDEGCGGGELGPSWPATFTIASSDPEDSASPEEERVSMDNQYALGHVASVTKEQNLPTLFNEGENSQGLRNDFARNILWTFEDIHMLVGSNMPIFGGGRYPAVSLRLRDNNKPINILTGIDYWLDNLMCNVPELVMCFHVNGIVQKYEMIKTEDIPNLDNSKFSTRVVKDIAQNILSFLKSNCTKEGHTYWLFKASSSDVVKLYDLTTLCEETAEEKCQNPFTLPVAVLLYKVASNMMKKSQNRKHYGTIRTLLLNCVKLLDQERHPQIIASAHCMLAELFQLDEPLEDGNGESLRSGGSEDSYSEEEEEEELPEDSDENGSCSGCSNPADASRAVAVIKSVGELSVPEKYTHHIRPNYTFPVSHDKEERCRHVLGNVLRGLKAVDSTIKKESDLPAADPNTPIPLKYEDGDDSSGHNVVEKEISLLLDRVGPGQENYKHPTRSGMIPGSWQHRIKLQLFLKASKAYYVLADAAANLLKYGRALRYVKLALQCHDAYCAVSSSLHPEVLFFHSQCLSLCGDIQLMLAQNASNRAAYLEEYSYQTKEDQEILHSLHRECSCQAFNMATDLAMDPEYQLFVSCKCYEAAYELLTSGELRKLHSEQLGQVLKRLGNIRNEMGVFYMNQAAAMQTEKEEKKGVSAAEQEMWKKSFSCFEKGLKDFEAISDAANTALLLCNTGRLMRICAQAHCAVSEDLNRGEFSPEEALYYNKAIDYYLRAMKSLGKRESHKAVWDSVNWELSTTYFTLATLLQDYAPLSRKAQEQIEREVTDAMMKSLKYCDLQTESARQPLYQYRAATIHHRLASMYHSCFRNQVGDEHLRKQHRTLADLHYSKAVQLFLSLRDAPCELLRTQLERVAFAEFQMAGQNSTSAKLKTLLGALDIMIETHHAFQLIHKELLEEQQASAASDVAVPESPDGSASSGLNTEEVLKLIGVFEPSFSFILLHLMKLMSTSKRKPVAKEEEAMKMYKQVYSRLLRAEKTAPLIQRVALYLQLLQQLTPNSGDSTNGAPR; from the exons ATGAACGGCGAGTGGAACGGAGCGCAGAGCCCCGCGTCCCCGGGCGGCGGACACGATGAGTCCGCAGACTGCATGGAGAACAGTGTGCAG GATACTGTAGTATGTTTGGGCAATGAGATCAAGAGTCGGGCGGTGGTGAAATACTCGGCTGCCCCACCGCCCACAACCTATGCTCTTCTCCGGGAGAAGACAGACCTGAAGCTGCCCCCGGCAAATTGGTTGCGGGAGAGTACCCAGCTGGGCCCAGCTGGCACCACCGTCCTCGGCTCCAGCAGCAAGAACAAGCCTTTCTCCAG GTTTTGCCCTGTAAATTCTCTGTGCAGTTTTGGAATGGCATATGACTTCATCGACTCCATTGGGAATGATGTTGATGTTGTGTCAGACTCAGAG aacatcaagAAGCTACTTAAGATCCCGTACAGTAAGTCTCATGTCAGCATGGCTGTACACCGTGTGGGGAGAACCTTGTTGCTTGATGACCTGGACATCCAGGAGCTATTCATGAGATCCTCCCAG ACTGGAGATTGGACCTGGTTAAAGGAATTTTATCAGAGGCTTGTTGATCAGAAgtggcaaagaaaaaagaagagtaaGGAGCACTGGTACCAGAAAGCCATTCTGTCAAAGTTTCTTTATTATAG CATTAGTGGCGATGGCGctgcagagcctgtcccagGAGACTCGGCCAGCTCCAGCAAAGGGGACGAGGGGTGCGGAGGTGGGGAACTTGGCCCCTCGTGGCCAGCCACTTTCACCATTGCAAGCTCGGACCCTGAAGACTCTGCCAGTCCTGAAGAG GAGAGAGTCTCCATGGACAACCAGTATGCCCTGGGTCATGTGGCATCTGTCACCAAAGAACAGAACCTTCCCACTCTATTTAATGAGGGGGAAAATAGTCAG GGTCTGAGGAATGATTTTGCGCGAAATATTCTCTGGACATTTGAGGACATTCACATGCTGGTGGGTTCAAACATGCCTATTTTTGGTGGAGGGCGATATCCAGCCGTCAGTCTACGACTCAG GGATAACAATAAGCCCATTAATATTTTGACGGGCATTGACTACTGGCTGGACAATCTAATGTGCAATGTCCCTGAACTTGTCATGTGCTTTCACGTCAACGGCATTGTACAG AAAtatgaaatgataaaaacagaaGACATCCCAAATCTGGATAACTCCAAGTTTTCTACCAGGGTAGTGAAAGACATTGCTCAGAACATTCTGTCATTTCTCAAGTCCAACTGTACTAAAGAAGGACATACTTACTGGCTGTTCAAAG CCAGCAGCAGTGACGTAGTGAAGCTGTATGATCTCACCACGCTTTGTGAGGAGACCGCTGAGGAAAAGTGCCAGAACCCTTTCACTCTGCCTGTTGCTGTTCTTCTGTACAA AGTTGCTAGCAACATGATGAAGAAGAGCCAAAACAGGAAGCATTATGGCACCATTAGAACTTTACTTCTGAACTGTGTCAAACTTCTGGACCAGGAGAGACATCCTCAG ATCATCGCCTCAGCTCACTGCATGTTGGCAGAGCTCTTTCAGCTTGATGAGCCACTGGAGGATGGCAATGGGGAATCACTCCGCAGCGGTGGCTCAGAGGACAGTTAcagtgaagaggaggaggaggaggagctgccaGAGGACAGCGATGAGAATGGCTCCTGCAGTGGCTGTTCGAACCCAGCCGATGCCAGCAGGGCAGTGGCTGTCATCAAATCTGTGGGAGAGCTCTCTGTACCCGAGAAGTACACCCACCATATCAGA CCAAACTATACATTTCCTGTATCCCATGACAAGGAGGAGCGGTGCCGCCATGTTCTTGGCAATGTCTTAAGG GGTCTGAAAGCTGTTGACAGCACCATTAAGAAAGAGAGCGACCTGCCAGCAGCTGACCCCAACACTCCCATCCCTCTGAAGTATGAGGATGGCGATGACAGTAGTGGACACAATGTTGTTGAAAAAGAGATCTCCCTGCTCCTTGATAGAG TAGGTCCTGGTCAGGAAAACTACAAACACCCAACACGCTCTGGGATGATCCCTGGATCCTGGCAGCACCGCATAAAGCTCCAGCTCTTCCTGAAGGCCTCAAAGGCCTACTATGTACTTGCAGATGCAGCAGCTAACCTACTGAAGTATGGCCGGGCACTGCGCTATGTCAAGCTGGCACTGCAGTGTCATG ATGCGTATTGTGCTGTGAGCAGCAGTCTGCACCCAGAGGTGCTGTTTTTTCACAGCCAGTGCCTGTCACTGTGCGGAGACATCCAGCTGATGCTGGCCCAAAACGCCAGCAACCGAGCTGCCTACCTGGAGGAGTACAGCTATCAGACAAAGGAGGACCAGGAGATCCTGCATAGCCTGCATCGCGAGTGCAGCTGCCAGG CTTTTAATATGGCTACAGATTTGGCCATGGACCCAGAGTACCAACTGTTCGTGAGCTGCAAGTGCTACGAGGCTGCCTATGAGCTGCTGACTTCAGGGGAGCTGAGGAAGCTTCACTCAGAACAGCTGGGCCAGGTGCTGAAGAGACTGGGAAACATTCGCAATGAGATGGGTGTCTTCTACATGAACCAGGCTGCAGCCATGCAGACTGAGAAGGAAG AGAAGAAGGGTGTGTCAGCAGCTGAACAGGAGATGTGGAAGAAGAGCTTCTCCTGCTTCGAGAAGGGCTTGAAGGACTTTGAGGCCATCAGTGATGCTGCCAacacagcactgctgctttGCAACACAGGCCGACTAATGCGCATTTGTGCGCAGGCTCACTGTGCTGTCTCCGAAGACCTCAACCGTGGTGAATTCTCCCCAGAAGAAGCACTCTACTACAACAAG GCGATTGATTATTATTTGAGGGCCATGAAATCCCTAGGCAAGAGGGAAAGCCATAAAGCTGTGTGGGACTCAGTCAACTGGGAGTTGTCTACCACCTATTTCACTTTGGCCACACTTCTCCAGGACTATGCCCCTTTGTCCAGGAAGGCTCAGGAACAG ATTGAGAGGGAGGTGACTGATGCCATGATGAAGTCCCTCAAATACTGTGACCTGCAGACGGAGTCAGCCCGTCAGCCACTGTACCAGTACAGAGCTGCCACCATTCACCACCGGCTTGCCTCCATGTACCACAGCTGCTTCCGCAACCAG GTCGGGGATGAGCATCTGCGAAAGCAGCACCGCACCCTGGCGGATCTGCACTACAGCAAGGCAGTTCAGCTGTTTCTGAGCTTGCGGGATGCGCCCTGTGAGCTGCTCCGCACGCAGCTGGAGCGGGTGGCCTTTGCTGAGTTCCAGATGGCAG GACAGAATAGCACCtctgcaaaactgaaaacccTCTTAGGAGCTCTGGACATCATGATAGAAACACATCATGCCTTCCAGCTCATCCACAAAGAACTACTTGAAGAGCAACAG GCCAGTGCTGCCAGTGATGTGGCGGTGCCTGAATCTCCTGATGGCTCTGCTTCCTCTGGCTTAAACACAGAGGAAGTACTGAAGCTGATTGGTGTCTTTGAGCCAAGCTtctccttcatcctcctccaccTCATGAAACTCATGTCAACAAGCAAACGGAAGCCCGT TGCCAAAGAGGAGGAGGCAATGAAGATGTATAAGCAGGTGTACTCTCGCCTTCTACGTGCCGAAAAGACAGCACCTCTCATCCAGCGTGTGGCGCTATACCTTCAACTTCTTCAACAACTGACCCCAAACTCAGGAGATAGCACCAACGGAGCGCCAAGATGA